The Hevea brasiliensis isolate MT/VB/25A 57/8 chromosome 1, ASM3005281v1, whole genome shotgun sequence DNA segment CGTATTGAATTTTGTGAGTTTTATTCGAGTGATTTTGAAGGTgaaaaaataattagtgattgtaattattttttactgatattaaatttattaatggaGTATGCTTATGCCAAATCatgttaaattttgtattttttaatttatgtgaGCGTAATTTTCACAATATCTGCCATGAATTTTTCTAGGTAATATTAATTGAGCTTCATGTAATTTTCTTTTGAACCGTAAAAAAATGGGCTACTAAGTGTGTTAGTCAATATGCTCATTTAGTTCCAAAATCATGTTTTTATCAACTATGTGAAACTCTTTAACCACAAAATTTGGCTATTGAGCTTAGGGCTGCCACTTTCTACATGTTGAGCTTTTGGTGGATGTGACACCGACAAACTAGGCCACCACCTTGGCTGTGGGCTTGAGGTGCCTAGATTGAGTAACCTATCACTAATGAAGTTTCTttcatttgattgaattgtgggttTGGATTAGCAGAGGTCAAGAAGGAACAAGCCTTTACAATTTAAAAATGGGTTCTTCTTTGTGGGCCTCAAACATGATTGTGTAACTTAAAATTACCTTAAGCTACTATTGGGCTTGCAGCTGCCTGTGTCGCCCAAGAAGCTTGCTATTTGCTTGTGTTAATGCCATGTCCACTAGTTCTTGGCTTCTGGCGAATGGAATATGGCATGGCAAATTCAAATATCGTCACATCAAAATCCACCTCTTGGATTCCCAGGACAATAATGATCAGCAAGTAGCAGATGAACCACATCCCTGAGACAGGCTTAGACAACCCAATACCTGTACCTATGGATATTTCTAACAAGCCGAAGAATTCGGTTCTGAGAATTGAAAAGCGCCAAGGGTTTTACAAAGCCGAGGTCTCTTTTCCTTCTTTGCAATTTACGCAAACAGAATTTCAACGAACAATATGAAATGAGCAAAAAAGAGGCATCATGATTTATGAACCAGCAAGAACCAGAAATGCCAGCTGCTAAAAACCATACTTTGATGTTCCATTAGTTGTAAAgcaaaaaaaattctaaataggTAGCTTTCATCAACAGAAGATGATGGTATTCTCAAAAAGGAGTTGAGTTATTGCTAATATGTTCCATATATAGGCGCAGAGAAGGTCCCCATTTGAAGACTGTATTTGTACTGCTATTGGCAATAGAAGCATAATGAAACTCTAGTCTGGAGGAGGGCATATTAGGTGCAATTGCGCCGACATGCTTCAGGATTTctcaatctggatttggtcagatGACTTATGGTAATCTCCAACACCATAACTGTATATAAAAGAATCCTGAAGACAACATTTTAAGTTCAGCTGGGAACAAAAGCAGCACAAATGAGGTGCTAAACACAAAAGAAGAGGAACTTTGGCCATTACAGCATTAAGAAAAACAATCCCCACATGATTTTTGTCCTAATCATTGTGATTATTACTATGCCTTTTTTCCCACTTACTACACTTGGATACTCATACTTTCACTATGAAATTGCATTCATATTAACAATAATCAATCATAATTGATGCTAAATCCTTCCCACATGCACTAGACAGAAATTAGAATTGGTTGAAGATTCTTCCAAATGGAAAAGAGAGGTATTTCATTATGATGTGCTTCTTAGTCAAACACAGCATTTTCTACAGGCATGTTCTCACCTCTTTTTGCTAGGAAAATTATACATTAATTCACTCTGCATATGCATAACAAATTCAACTCCAATCGCTTTCTGATATAGAAAACGCCTCATGCATTCCTTTTATACATATAgagataatatataaaaatctatAATAGCAAATAAAGCAAAATTCCTAAAAACCAAACTAAAGTGGTTGCTGCATTGTCGCAACTATAGGACTAGTGACTGTGTGCTTCCCATCTGACCACACTATAGAACCACTCTTCAAGCTTGAGCCTCCAGGTGAGAGCTTCACTGCTGTGGTTTCCACTCTAACAAGGAAGCTCAATTTTTGCCCAACCCTCCTAAACACAAGCTTCTCTGGCTGCACTGTCACCAGAGTCCCACTGGCTGGCTTAATTGTAACTTTGTACACAGAATTTGGATCCCCAACATTAGTAACTGTCCTAATGAAATGGGTAGACATCTTATGCTTCCCATATTGTTGAAACACAGCGGACATTGAAGGGTAATTCAAGTTCCCTGCATGGCCTGCTCTTTTTGCTCCACTGCAATCTGCAGTTTTCCTAGTCACAACCTGAATGTTGTTTACTGTGTAATTTGAATTGCATAGAAAATCCACATAATCAAATGTTGATATATCGTAGATTAACCCAGGATCTATAGCCTTCTGTGGATGAACATGACCTGCACCAAAATCCATCACAGTTGAAGTATTTCCTGTAGACTCATCAAGCATTGTTTCACCGCGATTATCAACTGTATAAGCAGTTGTCATCAAAGCTGATTTTATTGCTGCTGGGCTCCAATCTGGGTGTGCAGCCTTTAACAAGGCAGCTAACCCAGAAACATGAGGACAAGCCATAGAAGTACCTGAAAGAATGTTAAATTCAGTTCTTCTGTTGTCAGTAGGAACACCAGAGGGCCCAATTTTATCGGGCCAAGCAGCAAGAATGTTCAAACCAGGAGCAATAACATCAGGCTTCAAAATTTCAGGAGACACAGGATTTGGCCCTCTAGCTGAAAATGAAGCCACAACTGGTGCTGGCCGAACACCGAGTCTAGTCCCCTTAAAAACGATAGTAGCAGTAGGTGGTGAGTTTGATTTAGAAGCCACAGAAATGTACCTTCTAATCTCATCACCAGCAGATGCACCCACAGCAGTAGCAGGCAGTACATGGCAATCAGCAACTAAACCCTCACCATCAAAAACCCCATTAGCTAAAATCATTCCTACTCCTCCTGTCTTCTTCACAACATCACCTTTAGCAGCCCTGGAATTGATCCCTCTATCACACAACACAATTTTGCCTTTAACAAGCTTGGGATCTAAAGAACCCTCCAAGCATAAAGAACTAGAGTAACCATCTCCAGTACCTTCACTACCAGCATAAATGAGAGGATACATTTTCCCTGGAGCCAAACCTGGACCACCATAAACACTCACACCAGGTATCACCTTTCCATTTCCAAGCTTCACATCAGCTGGGAAATCCCTGTCAATAGTTCCAGCACCAATGGTAGCAACCCAGGGAGCTACATTGGTGACCGTAAGTCCACCAGGGCCGCCATTACCGGCAGAGGCAGAGACGAAGACCCCACGATCTACAGCTCCGAAAGAGCCAATAGCAATTGCATCCAGATAATAGGGAACTACAACGCCGCCGACACTGAGCGAAATAACATCGACCCCATCATTAACAGCAGCATCGAATGCAGCGAGAATGTCGGAGTCGTAACATCCAGCATTCCAGCATACTTTGTAAGTGGCAAGCCGAGCTTTCGGTGCCATCCCTGCAGCAATACCCTTCGCGTAGCCTAGTGTCGAAGCTGGGAACACATAACGGCCGGCGGCTATGGATGCGGTATGGGTGCCGTGGCCATCGGAGTCCCGCGGAGATCGGTACTCCGTCGACTCGTTCATCTTGCCGTTGGTTGCCTCGTAGCCATTGCAAAAGAAGCGAGCTCCTATAAGCTTTCTGTTACAAGAAGCTGGACTAAAGTCTTTACCACTCACACATGTACCTTTCCATTTCGCCGGAACTGGACCCAAGTCTCTGTCGTTGAAGCTTTGCCGCTCTGGCCAGATTCCAGTGTCGATAACCCCGATGACAAGATCCGACCCAAAGTCTGATTCTTTAAGCAACCCAGCACTATCTGTGGTCTTCAGGCCAAGAAATTCAGGGGATCGAGTGGTTTGCACGTGCCGGAGACGTTCAGGTATGACGGCAATGACATGGGGGAGGGCTTGGATCTTAAGAGCCTCGGTGGGGGAGAGTTTGACAGAAAAGCCATGGAAAACAGTGTCGTAAGTGTGGATGATGCGAGACTCAGCAGGAGGAGAAGAAGACGACGGCGTTTTATTGGAGGAAGAGGAaagggaggaaaggaaagaatcgTACCAGTGCTTGTGGAGAGTGAAAATGGAAGGCTTGGCATCGTGTTGGACTTTAACAATGAAGGTTCTTGGCAGGTCATTTGTAGAAGAagcagaagaaaaagaaagaatggagagaaagaagagaaggaAAACAGTAGCCattgaagagaaagaaagaaagaaagaagaagaagaagaggagtatGGGATGGTGAGCTTTGTCACTAAGCAGCTTTAAAATGAAAGAGGGATGGTGGCGTGGCATGGCATGTGTGGTGACTGGTGTTTGTTGGGTTACTAGTGGGTCAAGATTTTCAAATTCCTGGaagattttccttttctttttgtattcaatttcaagaaatctCGAACACCCATTTGCTTGCATGAaattaaatttctgcagaatgtatCATTTCTAATTTAAATTGAAACTTTGGATTGGAATGGATAGCTATCGTCCTACTTTGTTACAatgttgattaattaattaatgtatcAGACGTAGTACTGTTTGTTTCTATATTTTATTTGGGGCGGGATGTGTTTGTCACATAGaatagtgtatatatatatatatatttcttatttattttattttaataattaatacgaCCAAGCTCCCATTCTCTAGCTtattaattaaagtttaattttcataaaaaatacttttaaaatatcatttttaaatatactaaaaatttatttaatattgttattagaaaattattttttaaaataaattaattaagtagtattaaaaaataatttaaaattaaataaattttaattataaaaatattaaaataatgaaataatttttataaattatttttttaataatatttaagataatactattatttagaaaaataattttaacacaCCTAAGGCAATATTAAATAGACACGAAGTTAATATATACAGTaaacttttaaaataattaatgaaaaagaCAAATCTTGCGTGAAAAAATATCCTTAAATTGTATACACTCTAAACAatgaaatttatatttcaacaacaaaataacattattttatatttactattaaagatatttttaaattaatttttacataTCAAAATTAGATTTATTGTTTAAGAGATGTTTAAGGACAAATTCTTTTAAATTGATTTGCtgcattttaaataaataattttagtgTGGATTTTAATAAAGTCCAACTCTAATTAATGATGAAGCTAATTCAAAATATATGTTATAAAATTAATCTCTCATgagaaatttgatttgaaaacATTCCTAAATTGCAAATACTAAAAAAGTGAAATTTGGATTCATAATTTCAACGAATAGTAATACCATTTAGTTTTATgataattttatctctattttagAATCACGATTGTCAAAATATTTGAATTCTTtttcattattaaaattaatgtttacaatacaactcaactcaactcaactcaactaagcctttatcccaaaaatttggggtcggctatatggattcgctttttccactctgaacgattttgggttaaatcctcagaaatgtgtaatgcttctaagtcatgctgtactactctcctccaagtcaatttaggtctacccctttttttctttctatcctctagcctaatgtgttctacttgtctaactggagcctccgtatgtctacgcttcacatgaccaaaccacctcaatctcccttctctcaacttatcttcaattggcaccactcctaccttttctctaatactttcattacggactttatctagtctagtatgaccactcatccaccttaacattctcatctctgcaactcttatcttagatgcatacgactctttcaaaggcccaacactcactaccatatagcatagccgtaTGGTCATgacgtaaaattttccttttaatttattgggaatcttacgatcaaataaaactcccgtggcacgcctccacttcaaccatcccgctttaatcctatgactaacatcctcctcacatccccatctacttgaaggatcgagcctagatatttaaagtgattactttgggacagtcactccattcaaactaactccttccctatcaccgctTGGCCTtcatgaacttgcaatgcatgtattctgtcttcgttctaattaacttaaaaccctttgactctatatTAATTCTCCAAATTTCTAGCTTTATATTGaatccttctcgtgtctcatataTCTGAATAATATCATCCGCAATCATCATGCACCTAGGattactctcttgtatatgtttcatcagttcatctaaaactaatgtaaaaaggtaagggcttatggtgatccttggtgtaatccaattgagatcggaaaatctcttgtgtcccctcccactgcgcacaatagtagttgctccttcatacatatctttcaatacttgtatgtacctaatagataccctcttttgttctaacgcattccataagacctctcttggaacactatcataagccttctccaaatcaataaaaaccatgtgtagatctttcttcccatctctatatttctccatcaagcttctaatgagaaagatcgcttccatagttgaacgaccgtgcatgaaaccaaattgattgagagagatagaagtatcatgacgtagtcgatgctccacaactctctcccacaacttcatagtatggctcatgagtttaattcccctatagtttgagcaactctgtatgtctcccttatttttaaaaataggtactaaaatactcttcctccattcatcatgcattatctttgagtttagaatcttattaaataatttagttaaccatgccactcccatatctcccaaatacttccacacttcaattcgtatttcatcgggtccaggctttacctactttcattctcttaagtgcttcctttacttctaaagatctaatccttctagtataatttacattcttttctattgttctataatctatattcacgctatttccattttgactattattaaagagatcattaaaataatttctccatctttctttaatgtcctcatctttcaccaacacttttccttctttatccttaatgcacctaacttgattgagatcttgacatttcctttctctactccttgctaatctataaatatctttctcccttctttagttccaagtttctcatataacttttcaaaggctcttgcttggctaatcgcctttttgcctctttctttgctatcttgtactgttcatatgcctcattattatcacatttaggtaatttcttataccattccctttttctcttcaaccttttgtacttcctcattccaccaccatctctcttttgagggtggtccatgtcctttaggctctctaagtacttttttagctacttctttagtctttgatgccatctgtatccatatATCATTGGTCTCCACATCTAGCTTCCATGtttcggactcaagaagctcattttttaacttcacttgctttactcctttgaactcccaccactttattcgagctacactatttcttgaccttacttgaattgttcctaaacttgacatccaagaccaccaacctatgttgacttgttaaagcctctccgaatgaccttgcaatccttgcatagagctctatttgtcttcctggttaagaggaagtcgatttggcttctatgtttcccactttgaaagtcactaaatgtgaatctctttttataaagtaggtatttgctagtattaggtcgtatgccatagcaaaatacaggatgctttttccatcctcatttcgactgccaaaaccaaaacctccatgaacattctcataaccttgcatatcacttcctacatgtccattcaaatctccaccaatgaaaacattctcttaattcaagatgctttgcattaaatcatccatatcttcccaaaacctttgtttactctcaccgtctagtcctatttgtggggcataagcactaactatatttattgtttctccgtctagtactagctttactagtataattctatctcctactcttttcacactaCTCtgcctttcaatgtcctgtctatgattatacccactgtcttgtttctctcctttcagaAACCACAATTAATAcaatgaattacccacttccttacttttctctcctacccatttagtctcctgaatgcaagcaatattcacccttctcctttccaaggtatccacaagctccattaattttcctgtaagtgatccaacattccaagtaccaaccctgatcctcctcctatcctgctccttcctaattggtctccttctatgatatcttctattattttctatgtctatcttgtgttctgttccactatttgttctattatctgtcttatggactaacttctttacccacacccgtccatgatgtgggaacccttgctcacttaacaccacacccgggcgccggcatggcgcgtcgctttcggttaacgccctacacccttgcatatttatcactatacctgggctccgatgtagcgcgtcgttagtagaggacgccccaacgtttatatcatttgaatccatatcatagggtgtgacgaaatttttacgctga contains these protein-coding regions:
- the LOC110634647 gene encoding subtilisin-like protease SBT1.5, which translates into the protein MATVFLLFFLSILSFSSASSTNDLPRTFIVKVQHDAKPSIFTLHKHWYDSFLSSLSSSSNKTPSSSSPPAESRIIHTYDTVFHGFSVKLSPTEALKIQALPHVIAVIPERLRHVQTTRSPEFLGLKTTDSAGLLKESDFGSDLVIGVIDTGIWPERQSFNDRDLGPVPAKWKGTCVSGKDFSPASCNRKLIGARFFCNGYEATNGKMNESTEYRSPRDSDGHGTHTASIAAGRYVFPASTLGYAKGIAAGMAPKARLATYKVCWNAGCYDSDILAAFDAAVNDGVDVISLSVGGVVVPYYLDAIAIGSFGAVDRGVFVSASAGNGGPGGLTVTNVAPWVATIGAGTIDRDFPADVKLGNGKVIPGVSVYGGPGLAPGKMYPLIYAGSEGTGDGYSSSLCLEGSLDPKLVKGKIVLCDRGINSRAAKGDVVKKTGGVGMILANGVFDGEGLVADCHVLPATAVGASAGDEIRRYISVASKSNSPPTATIVFKGTRLGVRPAPVVASFSARGPNPVSPEILKPDVIAPGLNILAAWPDKIGPSGVPTDNRRTEFNILSGTSMACPHVSGLAALLKAAHPDWSPAAIKSALMTTAYTVDNRGETMLDESTGNTSTVMDFGAGHVHPQKAIDPGLIYDISTFDYVDFLCNSNYTVNNIQVVTRKTADCSGAKRAGHAGNLNYPSMSAVFQQYGKHKMSTHFIRTVTNVGDPNSVYKVTIKPASGTLVTVQPEKLVFRRVGQKLSFLVRVETTAVKLSPGGSSLKSGSIVWSDGKHTVTSPIVATMQQPL